The DNA region CCTGAAGAATGAAGACACGACAGAATAAAGACTCAGTGAGTAGGAGGAAAAATGAGAGACACAAGGCCACGGTCAGGGAAGATTCTGGCCTGTCCCCGTGCCCCGCTCACCCCAGCCACCCTCCTCgactctttcctccctcctttcttcctcccctgACAGCCGAGCCTGGCTTTGAACCCCATCCTTCCGCGACAGCCACTGGAGGAGAATAGAAAGAAGGCACAGGATGAAGTGAGGTGTAATGTAGAAAACCACATCATCTGCtcacttccttctccttcagATGTCAATGAGGAGTGGACGGAAGAAAGAGGCCCCTGGGCCCCGGGAAGAGCTGAGACCGAGGGGCCGGGCCTCCCCTGGCGGGGTCAGCACGTCCAGCAGCGATGGCAAAGCCGAGAAGTCTAGGCAGACGGCCAAGGTATTCTGTCCCCACGTCCTGCCACAGGATGCCCGGGCACTGGGGCtgatggtgtatgtgtgtgttggggggagctTCCTGTCTGGCCGAGGGCACCGGTGGAAGTACAAGATAGGAATTTTCTTTCTAACAGAAAGCCCGAGTAGAGGAAGCCTCCACCCCAAAGGTCAGCAAGCAGGGCCGGAGTGAAGAGATCTCAGAGAGCGAAAGTGAGGAGACCAATGCACCAAAAAAGACCAAAACTGAGGTGGGAGACCCATGTCGCCATCATGACCCATTTTCTTGACATTCTTTCACTCAAACTTTCTTTCACTCACAATTCTTACTTTAATTTTGTCTGCAATATTAGAGAATAGTCTTATCCGAGTGCTTATGGAAGTGGTCTGTCTGGATGTGTCAGATCTTTAGGGCTCTGGTCAGAGTGTCAGGTGACCAGGCAGTGCCAAAGAGGAATGGGTAGAGCACGGGGGATTCTAGCCTCTCCCTTTCTAGGGCCTGGTTTTCAGGCAGGGTCTGGGGAGGAGATCCAGGGTGAGAAGTCTCAGTAGGAGGAACGAGTAAGTAGAGCATGCAGAAGCAGTCTTTTTAAGAACCAGTGGTTTCTGGGATGTTTAATTAGAAGGGTAGATGAGAGGATGGCAGATGGGCTGGTGGAATATAAGGATTTGGGTTCAGCTGTGGAATGGGAGGAGATGCTAGAGATGGATGTCTGAGGAAGGAACTGGTTTGCCCTGCGGGAACTCGAATGCCTGCTAGGGAGCAGCGGAGAGACTGTGAGAGTGGAGGATCCCCAGAAGGCCAGGCGGTGGGCTTGAGCAAAAGCACTCTTCCTGTTGTGGTGCAGCGGTGTGCTGTGGATGGGAAATCATTCTGTGCCAGCGAGGCCCCAAATCCAGGGGAGGCAGGAAAAGCAAAGGCCACCACGGCTCTCCCTCTTGTGCAGCAGGAGCTGCCCCGGCCCCAGTCTCCCTCCGATCTGGACAGTCTGGATGGGCGGAGCCTCAATGACGATGGCAGCAGTGACCCCAGGGACATCGACCAGGACAACCGGAGCACGTCTCCTAGCATCTACAGCCCTGGAAGCGTGGAGAATGACTCCGACTCGTCTTCTGGCCTGTCCCAGGGCCCAGCCCGCCCCTATCACCCACCTccactcttccctccctcccctccaccacctGACAGCACCCCCCGACAGCCAGAGCCTGGCTTTGAACCCCACCCTTCTGTGACACCCACCGGATATCATGCTCCCATGGAGCCCCCCACATCTCGGAtgttccaggctcctccaggggctcctccccCTCATCCACAGCTCTACCCTGGGGGCTCTGGTGGGGGAGTTTTGTCTGGACCCCCACTGGGTCCCAAGGGGAGTGGGGCTGCCTCTTCAGTGGGGGCCCCTAGTGGGGGTAAgcagcaccccccacccaccacccccattTCAATATCAAGCTCTGGGGCTGGTGGTGCTCCCCCAACGAAGCCACCTAACACTCCAGTCGGTGGTGGAAGCCTACCGTCTGCGCCACCACCAGCCTCCTTCCCCCACGTGACACCAAACCTGCCTCCCCCACCTGCTCTGCGACCCCTTAACAATGCATCGGCCTCTCCTCCTGGCCTGGGGGCCCAGCCACTACCTGGGCATCTCCCTTCCCCCCATGCCATGGGGCAGAGCATGGGTGGACTTCCTCCTGGCCCGGAGAAGGGGCCCACTCTGGCTCCTTCACCCCATCCTCTGCCCCCTGCGTCCTCTTCAGCCCCTGCCCCCCCAATGAGGTATCCTTACTCATCCTCTACTAGCAGCTCTGCAGCAGCCGCCTCTTCCAATtcttctgcctctgcctctgcctcccagTACCCCGCTTCCCAGGCACTGCCCAGTTATCcccactccttccctcccccgACCAGTCTCTCTGTCTCCAATCAGCCCCCCAAGTATACGCAGCCTTCTCTTCCATCCCAGGCTGTGTGGAGCCAGGgtccccctccacctcctccctaTGGCCGCCTCTTAGCCAACAGCAGTGCCCACCCAGGTCCCTTCCCTCCTTCAGCTGGAGGCCAGTCCACAGCCCACCCATCAGCCCCaacacatcaccaccaccaccagcaacagcagcagcagcagcaaccaccaccaccacatcatgGGGGCTCTGGGCCCCCTCCCCCTGGAGCATATCCTCACCCCCTGGAGAGCGGTGGTTCCCACCATGCACACCCCTATGCCATGTCTCCCTCCCTGGGGTCTCTGAGACCCTATCCACCAGGGCCAGCACACCTGCCCCCACCTCACAGCCAGGTGTCCTACAGCCAAGCAGGTCCTAATGGACCCCCAACCTCCTCTTCTTCcaattcctcttcctcctctcaagGGTCCTACCCGGGTTCACACCCCTCTCCTTCCCAGGGCCCCTCAGGGGCGCCCTACCCCTTTCCACCGGTGCCTCCGGTCACCACTTCCTCGGCCACACTTTCCACGGTCATTGCCACAGTGGCTTCCTCGCCAGCAGGCTACAAGACAGCCTCCCCACCTGGGCCCCCGCCGTATGGCAAGCGAGCCCCGTCCCCAGGGGCCTACAAGACAGCCACTCCACCTGGATACAAGCCGGGGTCGCCGCCCTCCTTCCGAACGGGGACCCCACCGGGCTACCGAGGCGCCTCGCCGCCCGCAGGCCCAGGGACCTTCAAGCCGGGGTCGCCCACCGTGGGGCCAGGGCCGCTGCCGCCTGCGGGGCCCTCCGGCCTGTCGTCCCTGCCCGCACCGCCTGCGGCCCCTGCCTCTGGGCCGCCCCTGAGTGCCACGCAGATCAAACAGGAGCCGGCGGAGGAATATGAGACCCCCGAGAGCCCGGTGCCCCCGGCCCGCAGCCCCTCGCCCCCTCCCAAGGTGGTAGATGTGCCCAGCCACGCCAGCCAGTCGGCCAGGTGAGTGccggggcgggggttgggggtggcGAGCGCGGGATGGGTCCCCCGTTCGTGTGATGCTTATCAAAGTACTCCAGGCCCTGCTCTCGGCCGCCAGTGGGGGTGCTGCTCGCAGGGCTGAGCGCGCGCTACCTCGGCGCCCGGCAGGTTCAACAAACACCTGGACCGCGGCTTTAACTCGTGCGCGCGCAGCGATCTGTACTTCGTACCGCTGGAGGGGTCCAAGCTGGCCAAGAAACGGGCCGACCTGGTAGAGAAGGTGCGGCGCGAGGCCGAACAGCGCGCGCGCGAAGAAAAGGAGCGCGAGCGCGAGCGAGAGCGCGAGAAGGAACGCGAGCGCGAGAAGGAGCGCGAGCTGGAACGCAGCGTGGTGAGTGCGTCACTGTGCGCGCCTCCCGCCTCGGGGCCGCCCTCTACGCGACTCAGAGAGTTTCAAGGGGGTGGGGCCATGCGCCACCTGTCGGACAGGAGGAGCCATGGCAACCCAGGAAATGGAGACCAGAGGATTCCAGCGGCAGGAATTGCATCCCTGGgctgaagaaaagaaaggcaagctCAGGTCAGAGTACCCGTGGATCGTAGGAAGAGCATCTCTCCTCCGCAGGAAGAGAAGGGTCTGGGAAATCCCTGGTAGGCCGAGTTACAGTAAGCTGAGGCTTTAGGCATTCAGGTGCTGAGACAAATTAGCAGCTGAGGACCCGGACCTGCTTTGTTGACCCCGCGTCTCCCTGTGTCCCACAGAAGTTGGCTCAGGAGGGCCGTGCTCCAGTGGAGTGTCCATCTCTCGGCCCAGTGCCCCATCGCCCTCCGTTTGAGCCGGGCAGTGCTGTGGCTACAGTGCCCCCTTACCTGGGCCCCGACACTCCAGCCCTACGCACCCTCAGTGAATACGCCCGGCCCCACGTGATGTCTCCTGGCAATCGCAACCATCCGTTCTACGTGCCCCTGGGGGCAGTGGACCCGGGGCTCCTGGGTTACAATGTCCCGGCCTTGTACAGCAGTGACCCAGCAGCCCGGGAGAGGGAGCGGGAAGCCCGTGAACGAGACCTGCGTGACCGCCTCAAGCCTGGCTTTGAGGTGAAGCCCAGCGAGCTGGAACCCCTACATGGGGTCCCTGGGCCAGGCCTGGATCCCTTCCCCCGACACGGGGGCCTGGCTTTGCAGCCTGGCCCCCCGGGCTTGCACCCTTTCCCCTTCCATCCGAGCCTGGGGCCCCTGGAGAGAGAACGTCTAGCTCTGGCAGCTGGGCCCGCCCTGCGGCCTGACATGTCCTACGCGGAGCGTCTGGCAGCTGAGAGGCAGCATGCAGAAAGGGTGGCCGCCCTGGGCAATGACCCACTGGCGCGGCTGCAGATGCTCAACGTGACcccccatcaccaccagcacTCCCACATCCATTCTCACCTGCACCTCCACCAGCAGGATGCCATCCACGCAGGTGAGACTCCCTTGTCCTTGGCCAGGCCCTTTGAGATCACCTTGCACCCTGGCAGGTCATTGGGCGCTTCTGTTGCTCAGGCCTGGACTTCCCACCACGTCTGGCCTAAGCCGCTCTCCTGAGATTGCTGCCCTGGTCTTTGCCTCCCCAGCCTGTCTCCTCTTACCCCAGCCCTACTGCAGAGACCCTGCCCCACACCTCAGCCCCATTCAGGTCTGGCGTCTCCCCCCACACCCCATGGTAGAAGCCAGAGGTGGAAACCTTTAAAGGAGTGCGACCTTCCTCCCCTCACAGCCTCTGTCCCTGAGCCCTTCTCATAACTATTTCCTTGCTTCTCTGGGTTCAGCTCTATTGTTTCTTGCCATTTTCTCCATCCAGGCAGAGGTGTTTCATGTTCCTCTCCGAATCTACAGATCTGTGACCTAGAAAGCCCTGTGGCTCAGGTTGTGGGATCACAAGTGACAATGAGCTTTACCCACAATGAGTCTTTCTACCATTTTTCTAATTGTCAGAACACTGCCCCCATCTAGCCTTACAATCACATTCATTCCAGGCTCCTTGTGCTGTCTTTTAAGTTCCTCTCTGTCTCATTTCCtaaacttccttttctcttccatctcctcTTGGTAGTCCACTCCCTATTCCTCAGGTCCCTCTGAGAACTGGAATCTCCTGTCCTCTGCCATCCGTCCGTCTGTCCCTCCTGCAGTAGGGTCTTCCCCTGTCCATCTCCCAGACCCCTAGCCCCTCCATTGTGCCTTTTTTGCTTCACTGGATCACCCTGTGTTTGATCGTCCACCTCTCTTCCCAGGCATGGAGCCCTTCACCCAAATGCATGGTTTTCCCCAAACCTGCCTTCTGTTGACACCTTCCTCTTCTCTaccctccagcctctgcctcgGTGCACCCTCTCATTGATCCCCTGGCCTCAGGGTCTCACCTTACCCGGATCCCCTACCCAGCTGGGACCCTCCCCAACCCCCTTCTTCCTCACCCTCTGCACGAGAACGAAGTTCTTCGTCACCAGCTCTTTGGTAAGGATGGAGGTTGGGGGTGGGAACAGTCTCTCGAAAGAATAGAGGAAGTTAGGTGCTGGAATCAGTCTGATTGGGCTTGGGGAGAGATGAGGAGGTGGCGGGAGGAACTGGGAATGGAAACTGGACGGCGGAGGCCCTGGCTGAGAGGCACAGATGTTAGGGTCAGGCTCAGAGGCACCTTTGGCAGCTTGCAGGACCGGCTGTCACCTAAGTTGATTAGTTGCGGTTCTTCTGTATGTACAGTGTCTGGCCACCTGAGTACCTCATCAGTCATGTGGCCCCTGCCCTTCC from Bos mutus isolate GX-2022 chromosome 5, NWIPB_WYAK_1.1, whole genome shotgun sequence includes:
- the ATN1 gene encoding atrophin-1 isoform X1 gives rise to the protein MKTRQNKDSMSMRSGRKKEAPGPREELRPRGRASPGGVSTSSSDGKAEKSRQTAKKARVEEASTPKVSKQGRSEEISESESEETNAPKKTKTEQELPRPQSPSDLDSLDGRSLNDDGSSDPRDIDQDNRSTSPSIYSPGSVENDSDSSSGLSQGPARPYHPPPLFPPSPPPPDSTPRQPEPGFEPHPSVTPTGYHAPMEPPTSRMFQAPPGAPPPHPQLYPGGSGGGVLSGPPLGPKGSGAASSVGAPSGGKQHPPPTTPISISSSGAGGAPPTKPPNTPVGGGSLPSAPPPASFPHVTPNLPPPPALRPLNNASASPPGLGAQPLPGHLPSPHAMGQSMGGLPPGPEKGPTLAPSPHPLPPASSSAPAPPMRYPYSSSTSSSAAAASSNSSASASASQYPASQALPSYPHSFPPPTSLSVSNQPPKYTQPSLPSQAVWSQGPPPPPPYGRLLANSSAHPGPFPPSAGGQSTAHPSAPTHHHHHQQQQQQQQPPPPHHGGSGPPPPGAYPHPLESGGSHHAHPYAMSPSLGSLRPYPPGPAHLPPPHSQVSYSQAGPNGPPTSSSSNSSSSSQGSYPGSHPSPSQGPSGAPYPFPPVPPVTTSSATLSTVIATVASSPAGYKTASPPGPPPYGKRAPSPGAYKTATPPGYKPGSPPSFRTGTPPGYRGASPPAGPGTFKPGSPTVGPGPLPPAGPSGLSSLPAPPAAPASGPPLSATQIKQEPAEEYETPESPVPPARSPSPPPKVVDVPSHASQSARFNKHLDRGFNSCARSDLYFVPLEGSKLAKKRADLVEKVRREAEQRAREEKEREREREREKEREREKERELERSVKLAQEGRAPVECPSLGPVPHRPPFEPGSAVATVPPYLGPDTPALRTLSEYARPHVMSPGNRNHPFYVPLGAVDPGLLGYNVPALYSSDPAAREREREARERDLRDRLKPGFEVKPSELEPLHGVPGPGLDPFPRHGGLALQPGPPGLHPFPFHPSLGPLERERLALAAGPALRPDMSYAERLAAERQHAERVAALGNDPLARLQMLNVTPHHHQHSHIHSHLHLHQQDAIHAASASVHPLIDPLASGSHLTRIPYPAGTLPNPLLPHPLHENEVLRHQLFAAPYRDLPASLSAPMSAAHQLQAMHAQSAELQRLALEQQQWLHAHHPLHSVPLPAQEDYYSHLKKESDKPL
- the ATN1 gene encoding atrophin-1 isoform X2; this translates as MKTRQNKDSMSMRSGRKKEAPGPREELRPRGRASPGGVSTSSSDGKAEKSRQTAKKARVEEASTPKVSKQGRSEEISESESEETNAPKKTKTEELPRPQSPSDLDSLDGRSLNDDGSSDPRDIDQDNRSTSPSIYSPGSVENDSDSSSGLSQGPARPYHPPPLFPPSPPPPDSTPRQPEPGFEPHPSVTPTGYHAPMEPPTSRMFQAPPGAPPPHPQLYPGGSGGGVLSGPPLGPKGSGAASSVGAPSGGKQHPPPTTPISISSSGAGGAPPTKPPNTPVGGGSLPSAPPPASFPHVTPNLPPPPALRPLNNASASPPGLGAQPLPGHLPSPHAMGQSMGGLPPGPEKGPTLAPSPHPLPPASSSAPAPPMRYPYSSSTSSSAAAASSNSSASASASQYPASQALPSYPHSFPPPTSLSVSNQPPKYTQPSLPSQAVWSQGPPPPPPYGRLLANSSAHPGPFPPSAGGQSTAHPSAPTHHHHHQQQQQQQQPPPPHHGGSGPPPPGAYPHPLESGGSHHAHPYAMSPSLGSLRPYPPGPAHLPPPHSQVSYSQAGPNGPPTSSSSNSSSSSQGSYPGSHPSPSQGPSGAPYPFPPVPPVTTSSATLSTVIATVASSPAGYKTASPPGPPPYGKRAPSPGAYKTATPPGYKPGSPPSFRTGTPPGYRGASPPAGPGTFKPGSPTVGPGPLPPAGPSGLSSLPAPPAAPASGPPLSATQIKQEPAEEYETPESPVPPARSPSPPPKVVDVPSHASQSARFNKHLDRGFNSCARSDLYFVPLEGSKLAKKRADLVEKVRREAEQRAREEKEREREREREKEREREKERELERSVKLAQEGRAPVECPSLGPVPHRPPFEPGSAVATVPPYLGPDTPALRTLSEYARPHVMSPGNRNHPFYVPLGAVDPGLLGYNVPALYSSDPAAREREREARERDLRDRLKPGFEVKPSELEPLHGVPGPGLDPFPRHGGLALQPGPPGLHPFPFHPSLGPLERERLALAAGPALRPDMSYAERLAAERQHAERVAALGNDPLARLQMLNVTPHHHQHSHIHSHLHLHQQDAIHAASASVHPLIDPLASGSHLTRIPYPAGTLPNPLLPHPLHENEVLRHQLFAAPYRDLPASLSAPMSAAHQLQAMHAQSAELQRLALEQQQWLHAHHPLHSVPLPAQEDYYSHLKKESDKPL